From the Clostridium cagae genome, the window AATAGTACTGATAATTGTTATAACTGATTTATGTTTGGGATTAATATCAAGAACCGTACCAACAATTCCAATAATGATATTTGGTTTACCAATCAAAAATTTATTAGGACTTATTACATTTGTAATTTTATTGCCACTTATATTTAAAATAGTTAGTAGTGCAATTTATAATTTATCAGATGTTTTTGAACATATTTTCAGAGCAATTCCTGCAATTCCGCTAGTATTGATATTTGCAGATGAAAAAACAGAAGAAGCCACTCCAAAGAAAAAATCAGATTCAAAGAAAAAAGGACAAATGGCTAGAAGTAAAGATGTAAGTGTTGCTATTACTATGGCTGCATGTACACTGGCTGTTTCTATGTTATGGGGAAGCTTAGTAGATACATTTAAAGGTGTTTTAACTTATTTTTTAGTATTCCCGAGTTTAAAAGATTTTAATGAATTAACAGCTATGAGCTTGATTTCATTTAGTCTTTTAAAAGTAGCTACTGTATTTTTACCATTTGCATTAGCAATAATGATAGCAGGAGTAGCATCAAGTATAATTCAAACTGGTTTTCTCATAACAGGAGAACCATTAAAACCTTCATTAGGTAAGATAAATCCGCTAAAGGGTTTAAAAAATATGTTTTCTAAAAGAAGTTTAGTTGGTTTAATTAAAAATGTTGTAGTAGTGACAATAATATCTATATTAGCGTATAAGTATGTTAAGAATAATTATGTTGATATAATAAATATTTCGAATTTATATTTACCTTCTTTAGGGGATGAAATAAAAAATTTAGTAATAGGAATATTTAAGCAAATAACATTAGCATTAGTTATTATTGGAGCAACAGATTATTTTGTACAATTTAGACTTCATAATAAAGAATTGAAAATGACCAAACAGGAAATTAAGGATGAATACAAGCAAGCAGAGGGAGATCCTCAATTAAAAGCGAAAATAAAGCAAAAGCAAAGAGAAATGGGAATGAGAAGAATGATGCAATCTGTTTCAGATGCTACAGTTGTAATTACAAATCCTACGCACTTAGCTATTGCATTAAAATATGAAGAAGGTGGAAACATGGAAGCACCTAAAGTTGTTGCTAAGGGGGCAGACAATGTAGCACTTAGATTAAAAACAATTGCTAAAGATAACGATGTTCCTATTGTTGAGAATAAACCATTAGCAAGGTTAATGTATGATAGGGTAGAAATAGATCAAGATATACCTCAAGATTTATATCAAGGGGTAGCAGAAGTACTAGCAATAGTATTGAAGTTAAAGAAGAAATCTTAGTTTTATATTAAATAAAGGATGGGATAAGGTTGGGACTTGGAAATAAAAGACTCGATGTAAAAAATAACTTAGATGTACTTGTAGCAGCTGGAGTTATATGTATAGTACTTATGATGATAATACCATTGCCAAAAACATTATTAGATGTACTTTTAGCATTTAACATAACGTTATCTGTTGTCATCATAATCATAACAATGTTTACTACAAATGTATTGCAACTATCAGTATTTCCAACATTGCTATTAATTACTACATTGTTTAGATTAGGCCTTAATATATCATCAACTAGACTTATATTAAGTGAAGGTGATGCAGGAAAGATAATTCAAGCATTTGGAGATTTTGTTATCGGGGGAAACTATGTAGTTGGTATAATTATATTCTTAATTATAATTATAATACAATTTATGGTTATTACAGCCGGTGCTGGTAGAGTTTCTGAGGTATCAGCAAGATTCACACTTGATGCTATGCCAGGAAAACAAATGAGTATAGACGCGGATTTAAATTCAGGTCTTATAGATGAAACAATGGCTAAACAAAGAAGACAAGATTTACAATCAGAAGCAGACTTCTATGGATCTATGGATGGTGCTTCTAAGTTCGTAAAAGGAGATGCTATTGCAGGTATAATAATAACTGTAATAAATATAATTGCAGGTATAATAATTGGAGTTATGCAAAAAGATTTAAGTATTGGAGATGCTGCACTTAAGTATGTTCAACTTACTGTAGGAGATGGACTTGTAAGTCAGGTGCCAGCGCTATTAATATCTACAGCATCTGGTATTTTAGTTACACGTTCAGGAAATGCTGAGAATTTTGGTAAATCTTTATCAAGGCAATTAACAGGATTCCCTATAGCAACATCTATTGCAAGTGCTGCTATGTTCTTTTTAGCATTAGTTCCTAATATGCCTAAAGTTCCATTTTTAATTGCAGCAGCTTCAATGGCAGTTCTTTCTTATATGCTTTACAAGGAAGAGACCAAGCAATTAGAGCAAGAGTTTGTTTCAGAAGAAGAAGAAATTATTGAAGCTGAACGTAAGGAACCAGAGAATGTAATGAATTTAATTTCAGTAGAACCAATGGAAGTTGAAATTGGTTATGGATTAATTCCGCTTGCAGATGAAAGTTCAGGTGGGGACTTACTTCAAAGAATCGCTTCTGTTAGAAGGCAATGTGCAATCGAAATGGGAATTGTAGTACAACCAATAAGAATTAGAGACAATCTTCAATTAAAAACCAACGAATATGTTATAAAAATAAGAGGAACAACAGTAGCTTCATCTGAATTAATGCCAAGTATGTTACTTTGTATGGATCCTACAGGTGATGGTTTAGAGATACCAGGTATAAAGACTTTAGAACCAACATTCAAATTGCCAGCTGTATGGATTAATAAAGATCAGAGAGAAGAAGCTGAAATAAAAGGATTTACAGTAGTAGATCCAACGACAGTTATGGTAACACACTTAACAGAAACTATAAAATCTCATTCTTACGAGTTACTTGGTAGACAAGAGGTTAAACTTATTGTTGATAACTTAAGAGATAAATATAGTGCTGTTGTAGAAGAACTTATTCCGGATTTAATGACTATAGGTGAACTTCAAAAAGTATTACAAAGTCTTTTAAGAGAAAAAGTGCCTATAAAAGATATGGTTACGATAATGGAATCCTTGGCTGATAATTCAAGAAATACAAGAGATATTGAAGTGCTTACAGAATATGTTAGATTTTCTTTATCAAGAACAATTTGTAATCAGTTAATAAATGAAGAGAGATCAATTACAGTTGTAACATTAGATCCTAATGTAGAAGAAATGATAGGGTCAAATATTCAAAAGACAATGCAAGGATCTTTCCCCACTGTAGATCCAGATACAACAACTAGATTACTTGGAGGTATAAAAAATATACTTGAAACAACTTACTTCAATAATAATCAACCAGTTATATTAGTATCTCCTAATATAAGAGCAGTATTTAAAAAATTAATAGAAATGGTATTTCCACATATTATGGTAATTTCATTAAATGAAGTACCAAATGATATAGAAATTAATAGTGGAGGAGTTGTAAGTATTTAATGATTATAAAAAAATATCTTGTAAGTAATATGAATGAAGCATTAACTAGGATTAGATATGAACTAGGTAAAGATGCAATTATAATAAGCCAAAGGAAAGTAAGAAAGTCTGGAATTAAGGGTTTTTTTTCAGGGAAGTTAATAGAAGTTACAGCAGCAGTAGAAAATGCAGTTGATTCAAAGAAAACTAACAATAAAAAAGATGATAAAATAGAAGATTCATTAAGTAATATAAAAAGATTATTAGAAACTTCTGATAAAAATACAATAATAGAAAAAGATGAAAAAACAACAAGAGCTGCTTTAAATTTAACTACTAACTTAAAAGTAGAAGAAAAGGAAAATTCATATAAACCCCCAGAATTGATTAAAGATTCTATGCATAAAGAAGTTAGTGAAATGAAAGAGCTTTTGAATAGAGTTATAGAAAATACATCAAAAGATGAAGTTAAAAAAATTGATAAAATTCAAGAGAAGCTTATTGAGATAGATGTAGATGAGGGATTTCATGAAGAAATACTTAGTAGAATAAATAATGTTGATGACGAAAATATAGATAAATATGAACTGCTTAGAAATGCATTTGAAGAAGTATTTCTGGAATGTAGTGAAGATATTTCCGGAAAAATAGCTTTAGTTGGACCAACTGGTGTTGGAAAAACAACTACTATAGCAAAGTTAGCAGGGAAATTATCACTTATAGATAAGAAGAGTGTTGGATTAATAACTGTTGATACATATAGAATAGGAGCAATAGAACAGTTAAAAACTTATGCTGAAATAATGAATATACCTTTTAAAGTTGTAATTACTATAAAAGAAATGGAAGAAGCAATCAATTCAATGAATGACTGTGATGTTATTCTTATTGATACTACAGGTAGAAGTAGTAAAAATACTATGCAAATTTCAGAGTTAAGAGCATTTGTTGAAAAAGCTAATCCAGATTATGTAAGTATGGTGATTAGTGCCACAACTAAAAATAGAGACATAGTGAGTATATTAAATGGCTATTCTGATTTATCTTATGATAATGTAATAATTACTAAATTAGATGAAACAACTGTATATGGATCACTATATAATATAATGAAGAGATCGAATAAACCTGTTAAGTATATAACAACAGGGCAAAATGTACCTAATGATATGATAGTACCAACTAGAGAAGAAATGGCTAGATTTATGTTAGGGGAGGAAACTTTATGCTAGATCAAGCTGAAGCTTTAAGAAAACTTGTTGATAAAAGTGAAAATACTAATAGTAAATCAAATGTTAAGATAATTACAGTTACATCTGGTAAGGGTGGAGTAGGCAAAAGCAATTTTGTTGTTAACCTAGGAATTTCTTTACAAAATAAAGGTAAAAAAGTTTTGATTTTTGATGCTGATTTGGGTATGGGAAATGATGATGTTCTCATGGGTATTTATCC encodes:
- the flhA gene encoding flagellar biosynthesis protein FlhA, with product MGLGNKRLDVKNNLDVLVAAGVICIVLMMIIPLPKTLLDVLLAFNITLSVVIIIITMFTTNVLQLSVFPTLLLITTLFRLGLNISSTRLILSEGDAGKIIQAFGDFVIGGNYVVGIIIFLIIIIIQFMVITAGAGRVSEVSARFTLDAMPGKQMSIDADLNSGLIDETMAKQRRQDLQSEADFYGSMDGASKFVKGDAIAGIIITVINIIAGIIIGVMQKDLSIGDAALKYVQLTVGDGLVSQVPALLISTASGILVTRSGNAENFGKSLSRQLTGFPIATSIASAAMFFLALVPNMPKVPFLIAAASMAVLSYMLYKEETKQLEQEFVSEEEEIIEAERKEPENVMNLISVEPMEVEIGYGLIPLADESSGGDLLQRIASVRRQCAIEMGIVVQPIRIRDNLQLKTNEYVIKIRGTTVASSELMPSMLLCMDPTGDGLEIPGIKTLEPTFKLPAVWINKDQREEAEIKGFTVVDPTTVMVTHLTETIKSHSYELLGRQEVKLIVDNLRDKYSAVVEELIPDLMTIGELQKVLQSLLREKVPIKDMVTIMESLADNSRNTRDIEVLTEYVRFSLSRTICNQLINEERSITVVTLDPNVEEMIGSNIQKTMQGSFPTVDPDTTTRLLGGIKNILETTYFNNNQPVILVSPNIRAVFKKLIEMVFPHIMVISLNEVPNDIEINSGGVVSI
- a CDS encoding fused FliR family export protein/FlhB family type III secretion system protein, producing the protein MIETAYFLALFFIFLRLTSYFVIVNAFFQTGTPHILKGTLSLIISIAVLAGVDYSTVNEINNVYYLIIYGLNEVMTGLVLGFITNMIFEVVKFAGSWMDIHAGFSMVSVLDPTSHSQTTLIGNFSYMIATVIFFIVDGHHIVIKLLIESFRIVPIGQTLVYQETMMAVISTITEYFVLGVKIAVPIVLIIVITDLCLGLISRTVPTIPIMIFGLPIKNLLGLITFVILLPLIFKIVSSAIYNLSDVFEHIFRAIPAIPLVLIFADEKTEEATPKKKSDSKKKGQMARSKDVSVAITMAACTLAVSMLWGSLVDTFKGVLTYFLVFPSLKDFNELTAMSLISFSLLKVATVFLPFALAIMIAGVASSIIQTGFLITGEPLKPSLGKINPLKGLKNMFSKRSLVGLIKNVVVVTIISILAYKYVKNNYVDIINISNLYLPSLGDEIKNLVIGIFKQITLALVIIGATDYFVQFRLHNKELKMTKQEIKDEYKQAEGDPQLKAKIKQKQREMGMRRMMQSVSDATVVITNPTHLAIALKYEEGGNMEAPKVVAKGADNVALRLKTIAKDNDVPIVENKPLARLMYDRVEIDQDIPQDLYQGVAEVLAIVLKLKKKS
- the flhF gene encoding flagellar biosynthesis protein FlhF, yielding MIIKKYLVSNMNEALTRIRYELGKDAIIISQRKVRKSGIKGFFSGKLIEVTAAVENAVDSKKTNNKKDDKIEDSLSNIKRLLETSDKNTIIEKDEKTTRAALNLTTNLKVEEKENSYKPPELIKDSMHKEVSEMKELLNRVIENTSKDEVKKIDKIQEKLIEIDVDEGFHEEILSRINNVDDENIDKYELLRNAFEEVFLECSEDISGKIALVGPTGVGKTTTIAKLAGKLSLIDKKSVGLITVDTYRIGAIEQLKTYAEIMNIPFKVVITIKEMEEAINSMNDCDVILIDTTGRSSKNTMQISELRAFVEKANPDYVSMVISATTKNRDIVSILNGYSDLSYDNVIITKLDETTVYGSLYNIMKRSNKPVKYITTGQNVPNDMIVPTREEMARFMLGEETLC